A genome region from Glutamicibacter arilaitensis Re117 includes the following:
- a CDS encoding NADPH-dependent FMN reductase — MNKNVSVLVGSLRRGSYARKIAHNLIDYFPEGYNARIVEIRDLPLYDFDYDDPQVSDKPTPPEYALFRKIIKSSDGIFFVTPENNRTIPSCLKNAIDIGSKPNSDVAWENLPAGIVSHSVGRMGGYSSQKNLRLALSYFNMPTPGQPEVFLSQSPTLLDADGHVTQESTVEFLQNYVSRLVQLIEQNTDSR, encoded by the coding sequence TTGAATAAGAACGTCTCCGTCCTCGTCGGCAGTCTGCGTCGAGGATCCTACGCACGAAAAATCGCCCACAATCTTATCGACTATTTCCCTGAAGGCTACAACGCACGCATCGTCGAGATCCGGGATCTCCCTCTTTACGATTTCGACTACGATGACCCCCAGGTCAGCGACAAACCGACCCCGCCTGAATACGCGCTGTTCCGCAAGATCATCAAATCCTCCGACGGGATATTTTTTGTCACGCCCGAGAACAACCGCACCATCCCCTCCTGCCTGAAAAATGCCATAGACATCGGTTCCAAACCCAACAGCGATGTCGCTTGGGAAAACCTTCCCGCGGGAATCGTCAGTCACTCCGTTGGGCGTATGGGCGGGTACAGCTCGCAGAAGAACCTTAGGCTGGCCCTTTCATATTTCAACATGCCCACTCCCGGCCAACCAGAAGTCTTTCTTTCCCAGTCACCCACGCTTCTCGATGCAGACGGCCATGTGACCCAGGAATCCACAGTGGAATTTCTTCAAAACTATGTCTCTCGCCTTGTTCAGCTCATCGAACAAAACACTGATTCCCGCTGA
- the nrdF gene encoding class 1b ribonucleoside-diphosphate reductase subunit beta: MNSHDTLYSNTEIAVTPPGYRHNPAARIRPINWNRVVDDKDLEVWNRLTANFWLPEKVPLSNDLPAWEKLTQEERTLTMRVFTGLTMLDTVQATVGEICQIQDSQTEHEEAVYTNIAFMQAVHARSYSSVFSTLTSTPEIDSAYRWAIANDMLQERCKKVLTHYYGDDPLKRKVSSTLLSSLLLYAGFYLPLHFSVHATLTNTADMIRLILRDKAVHGYYSGYKYQRGLETQSPATQENMREFTYALLEELYELELQYSGELYEPLGLMDDVAVFVRYNANKALMNLGYPARFTPEETNVNPEILAALAPGADENHDFFSGSGSSYIIGKAEDTSDDDWDF, encoded by the coding sequence ATGAATTCTCACGACACCCTTTACTCGAATACCGAGATCGCTGTGACCCCACCAGGCTACCGGCATAACCCAGCCGCCCGCATACGCCCTATCAACTGGAACCGTGTCGTCGACGATAAAGACCTTGAAGTCTGGAACCGCCTCACCGCCAACTTTTGGCTCCCTGAAAAAGTTCCACTTTCCAACGATCTTCCTGCATGGGAAAAACTCACCCAGGAAGAACGAACACTAACCATGCGCGTATTCACAGGGCTCACCATGCTCGACACAGTCCAGGCCACCGTCGGAGAAATCTGCCAGATCCAAGATTCACAGACAGAACACGAAGAAGCCGTCTATACCAACATCGCCTTCATGCAAGCAGTGCACGCCCGTTCCTACTCCTCCGTTTTTTCGACTCTGACCTCGACGCCTGAGATTGACAGCGCTTACCGATGGGCCATTGCCAACGACATGCTCCAGGAACGGTGTAAAAAGGTACTTACCCACTATTACGGGGATGACCCGCTTAAGCGCAAAGTCTCCTCAACGCTGCTCTCCTCGTTGCTCCTGTATGCAGGGTTCTATCTGCCGTTGCACTTCTCCGTCCACGCGACACTCACAAACACCGCGGACATGATCCGGCTGATCTTGCGCGACAAGGCTGTGCACGGCTACTACTCCGGATACAAGTACCAGCGAGGCCTCGAAACCCAGTCCCCTGCCACGCAGGAAAACATGCGCGAATTTACCTATGCACTCCTCGAAGAACTCTATGAACTCGAATTGCAGTACTCCGGTGAGCTTTACGAACCGCTCGGGCTCATGGACGACGTAGCCGTCTTCGTCCGCTACAACGCAAACAAAGCGCTCATGAATCTTGGCTATCCAGCCCGCTTCACACCGGAAGAGACAAACGTCAACCCCGAGATCCTCGCTGCCCTCGCACCAGGAGCGGATGAAAATCATGACTTCTTTTCCGGGTCCGGCTCTTCCTACATCATCGGCAAAGCCGAAGACACCAGCGACGACGACTGGGATTTCTAA
- the nrdE gene encoding class 1b ribonucleoside-diphosphate reductase subunit alpha: MTTTIDSPQALTQPEGIGARKDYHALNAQLNLFGPDGSIQFSKDREAACAYFRQHVIPNTKMFGSVWGRLEWLIDNNYYEEAFLRAYDPAFVTSLHERVQMAGHRFATFLGAFKFFTSYALRTFDGTTYLENFGERVAATALFLGQGNETLTTSLADEMISGRFQPATPTFLNAGKAQRGELVSCFLLRLEDNLESIGRGVNSALQLSKRGGGVALLLTNLRETGAPIKQIQNQASGVVPVMKILEDSFSYANQLGARQGAGAVYLHAHHPDILRFLDTKRENADEKVRIKTLSLGVVIPDVTFKLAKENRDMHLFSPYDVAREYGKPLSDLSVNDHYDELVANPRIRKTTISAREFFKTLAELQFESGYPYVLFEDTVNRANPLAGHVNMSNLCSEILQVNTPSTLDTAGGYTKIGNDISCNLGSLNIAAAMDSPDFGATIETAVRALTSVSDQTDIDAVPSIAAGNNASHAIGLGQMNLHGFLASQRIRYGSEEGIDFTDIYFLTVTYHALRVSNQIAIERGTTFAGFGTSAYADGSYFDKYIERDWLPATERVAALFSQVGIAIPTREDWQALRKSVMAHGIYNAYLQAIPPTGSISYVNNATASIHPIAAKIEIRKEGKLGRLYYPAPHMTDANIEFFEDAYEIGYEKIIDTYAAATRHVDQGLSLTLFFRDSATTRDINKAQIYAWRAGIKTLYYIRLRQPALEGTEIENCVSCAL; the protein is encoded by the coding sequence ATGACCACTACCATCGACTCCCCGCAGGCTCTCACGCAACCGGAGGGCATAGGGGCGCGAAAGGACTACCACGCACTGAACGCGCAGCTGAACCTGTTCGGCCCCGATGGATCGATCCAGTTCAGCAAGGACCGCGAGGCCGCATGCGCATACTTCCGCCAGCACGTCATCCCGAACACCAAGATGTTCGGCTCGGTATGGGGGCGGCTGGAATGGCTGATCGACAACAATTACTACGAGGAAGCGTTCCTGCGCGCCTACGACCCCGCTTTCGTGACCTCGCTCCACGAACGCGTACAGATGGCCGGGCACCGCTTTGCCACCTTCCTCGGTGCCTTCAAATTCTTCACTTCCTACGCCCTGCGCACTTTCGACGGGACCACGTACTTGGAGAACTTCGGAGAACGCGTTGCCGCTACCGCGCTATTCCTCGGGCAAGGCAACGAAACCCTCACGACCAGCCTGGCAGACGAGATGATCTCGGGACGTTTCCAGCCAGCAACCCCGACGTTCTTGAACGCCGGAAAAGCACAACGCGGCGAGCTGGTCTCCTGCTTCCTGCTGCGGCTGGAGGACAACCTGGAGTCCATCGGCCGGGGCGTGAACTCGGCGTTGCAGCTGTCCAAGCGCGGCGGCGGCGTCGCCCTGCTGCTGACGAACCTGCGCGAGACCGGCGCGCCGATCAAACAGATCCAGAACCAGGCGTCCGGGGTCGTGCCGGTCATGAAGATCCTGGAAGATTCTTTCTCCTACGCCAACCAGCTCGGCGCCCGCCAAGGCGCCGGCGCGGTCTACCTTCACGCACACCACCCGGATATCCTCCGGTTCCTCGACACGAAGCGCGAGAATGCGGATGAGAAGGTTCGGATCAAAACGCTCTCCCTGGGCGTCGTGATCCCCGACGTCACCTTCAAACTCGCGAAGGAGAACCGGGACATGCACCTATTCAGTCCCTACGACGTCGCGCGCGAGTACGGCAAGCCCTTATCTGACCTGTCGGTAAACGACCATTACGACGAACTGGTTGCGAACCCACGGATCCGCAAGACCACGATCAGCGCCCGCGAGTTCTTCAAGACCCTCGCCGAACTGCAGTTCGAGTCCGGCTACCCCTACGTCCTCTTCGAGGACACCGTCAACCGCGCCAACCCGCTCGCGGGGCATGTCAACATGTCGAATCTATGCAGCGAAATCCTCCAGGTTAACACGCCCTCGACCCTAGACACCGCCGGCGGCTACACGAAGATCGGGAATGACATCTCATGCAATCTCGGCTCGCTGAACATCGCCGCTGCGATGGACTCTCCCGACTTCGGCGCCACCATCGAAACCGCCGTGCGCGCGCTGACGAGCGTCTCGGACCAGACAGACATCGACGCAGTGCCGTCGATCGCAGCGGGGAACAACGCATCGCACGCGATTGGACTCGGCCAAATGAACCTTCACGGGTTCCTCGCCTCGCAGCGCATTCGTTATGGCAGCGAGGAAGGCATCGACTTCACTGACATCTATTTCCTCACCGTCACCTACCACGCTCTACGCGTCTCAAACCAGATCGCCATCGAACGTGGCACGACGTTCGCCGGGTTCGGGACCTCGGCCTACGCCGATGGTTCCTACTTCGACAAGTACATCGAACGAGACTGGCTGCCTGCCACCGAGCGAGTCGCTGCACTGTTCAGCCAAGTAGGAATCGCGATCCCGACCCGTGAGGACTGGCAGGCGCTACGCAAGTCAGTCATGGCGCACGGCATTTACAACGCCTATTTACAGGCGATCCCACCGACCGGATCGATCTCGTATGTCAACAATGCGACCGCATCAATCCATCCAATAGCGGCAAAGATCGAAATCCGAAAAGAAGGCAAACTAGGCCGCCTCTACTACCCAGCCCCACACATGACCGACGCCAACATCGAATTTTTCGAGGACGCGTACGAGATCGGCTACGAAAAGATCATCGACACCTACGCCGCCGCCACCCGCCACGTCGACCAAGGCCTCTCACTCACGTTATTCTTCCGCGACAGCGCCACCACCCGGGACATCAACAAAGCGCAGATCTACGCCTGGCGTGCCGGAATCAAAACCCTCTACTACATCCGCCTGCGTCAACCCGCCCTCGAAGGCACCGAAATCGAAAACTGCGTCTCATGCGCACTTTAA
- the nrdI gene encoding class Ib ribonucleoside-diphosphate reductase assembly flavoprotein NrdI — translation MTSQRNKFLDREVREFKDSDSPNLVYFSSVSENTSRFVDRLQLHAVRIPLRPRQEGLLRVNRPFVLIVPTYGGGERTGAVPKQVGMFLNDPANRALIRGVITAGNTNFGEHYCLAGPIISTKCQVPELYRFELLGTDRDVERVREGLPRFWAQQHTEERKTA, via the coding sequence GTGACCTCCCAAAGAAATAAATTCTTAGACCGCGAGGTACGAGAATTCAAAGATTCTGATTCTCCGAATCTCGTGTACTTTTCGAGCGTGTCGGAGAACACCAGCCGCTTCGTCGACCGGCTGCAGTTGCATGCGGTGCGCATCCCGCTGCGGCCCCGTCAGGAGGGGCTGCTTCGGGTAAATAGGCCGTTCGTGCTGATCGTGCCGACCTATGGCGGCGGAGAGCGCACAGGTGCAGTTCCGAAGCAGGTGGGCATGTTCCTGAACGACCCTGCCAACCGGGCACTGATCCGCGGGGTCATCACCGCTGGCAACACCAACTTCGGCGAGCACTACTGCCTCGCCGGCCCCATCATCTCGACCAAGTGCCAAGTGCCCGAGCTGTACCGCTTCGAATTGCTCGGCACTGACCGCGATGTCGAACGCGTCAGAGAAGGACTGCCCCGCTTCTGGGCGCAGCAGCACACAGAGGAAAGGAAGACGGCATGA
- a CDS encoding zeta toxin family protein, producing the protein MKELEAQGHTFAPMEFAALVHEESSMLSAKLQWDLRKDGTNYVIDAVLISQASAREVAASLDKRGYTYDVVSVQATFEESKAGIYGRWLEGCAAFERGESQLGGRPVPSDFANNLITPDGKLATEKSEKRLSERGEGVVSFRQYRRCSATPEIDQVKHDGKLIARCAAAARQIFPTAHEVPKTLRQMNRPGADREPGSETNGTPSPSPDMCRR; encoded by the coding sequence GTGAAAGAACTTGAGGCCCAGGGCCACACGTTCGCACCGATGGAGTTTGCTGCGTTAGTGCATGAAGAATCGTCCATGTTGAGCGCGAAGCTGCAATGGGATCTGCGCAAGGACGGGACGAACTACGTCATTGACGCGGTGTTGATATCTCAAGCGTCTGCGCGCGAGGTGGCGGCGAGTTTGGATAAGCGCGGCTACACCTATGACGTGGTGAGTGTGCAAGCGACGTTCGAGGAATCCAAGGCTGGGATCTATGGTCGCTGGCTAGAGGGCTGTGCAGCCTTTGAGCGTGGTGAAAGCCAGCTTGGAGGTCGTCCGGTGCCGTCGGATTTTGCGAACAATCTGATCACACCGGATGGTAAATTGGCGACGGAAAAATCCGAGAAGAGGCTGTCAGAGCGCGGCGAGGGAGTAGTGAGTTTCAGGCAATACCGGCGCTGTTCTGCAACGCCGGAAATTGACCAAGTGAAACATGACGGAAAGCTCATAGCACGTTGCGCGGCGGCTGCACGGCAGATATTTCCCACGGCGCATGAGGTGCCGAAAACTCTCCGACAAATGAACCGTCCTGGCGCAGATCGGGAACCGGGATCGGAGACTAACGGCACGCCCTCCCCGTCCCCCGATATGTGCCGTAGGTGA
- the mobC gene encoding plasmid mobilization relaxosome protein MobC, producing the protein MTRFDSRKRQSNAAGGRSVRREVKLTVDQNLALQVMADEAGVSVARLLVESTLSQSRGETAAERHELITSLFLLQRGLAAAGNNINQIARAANATGEIKGELHDSLEHLRATVKRIDEVLESLKIAGDPA; encoded by the coding sequence ATGACTCGCTTCGATTCTCGGAAGCGTCAGTCGAACGCTGCCGGTGGCCGTTCGGTGCGCCGCGAGGTGAAGCTCACCGTTGACCAGAACTTGGCGTTGCAGGTCATGGCCGATGAGGCTGGCGTGTCGGTGGCTCGCCTTTTGGTGGAATCCACCTTGTCGCAGTCTCGTGGTGAGACTGCTGCCGAGCGCCACGAGCTGATTACCTCGTTGTTCTTGTTGCAGCGTGGTCTTGCTGCGGCGGGGAACAACATCAACCAGATCGCCAGGGCCGCGAATGCGACCGGTGAAATCAAGGGCGAGCTGCACGATTCGTTGGAGCATCTGCGGGCAACCGTGAAACGTATTGACGAGGTCTTGGAGTCGTTGAAGATTGCGGGTGATCCAGCATGA